The Triticum dicoccoides isolate Atlit2015 ecotype Zavitan chromosome 6A, WEW_v2.0, whole genome shotgun sequence genome has a window encoding:
- the LOC119317230 gene encoding putative GEM-like protein 8, translating into MEGSTSQDHVIGIPVNSTAYGIEEPDFVEVEEAITPPDHGGFVSGSFQSINNNDGDSNRSTATDREQTSQVRRKRGKIAQGIKEHVTLGPKLSETVKGKLTLGARILQAGGVEKVFRQWFSVDKNERLVRASQCYLSTTAGPIAGMLFVSTERVAFRSDRSLAVAAPDGAKLRVPYKVTIPLRKVRRAVPTENKHKPEQRYIEVVTNDGFEFWFMGFVSYHRSLQHLEQAIAQARR; encoded by the exons ATGGAGGGGTCAACGAGTCAGGATCATGTGATTGGGATCCCGGTCAACAGCACGGCCTACGGCATAGAGGAGCCCGACTTCGTGGAGGTGGAGGAGGCCATCACCCCCCCTGATCATGGCGGATTCGTCTCCGGTTCGTTCCAATCTATCAACAACAACGACGGCGATTCCAACCGCTCCACGGCCACCGATCGCGAGCAGACCAGCCAAGTCCGCAGGAAGAGGGGAAAGATCGCCCAGGGCATCAAAGAACACG TGACTCTGGGGCCAAAGCTGTCGGAGACGGTCAAGGGGAAGCTCACGCTGGGCGCCAGGATCCTGCAGGCCGGCGGCGTCGAGAAGGTGTTCCGGCAGTGGTTCTCCGTGGACAAGAACGAGCGGCTGGTGAGGGCGTCGCAGTGCTACCTGTCCACCACGGCGGGTCCCATCGCCGGGATGCTCTTCGTCTCCACGGAGCGCGTCGCCTTCCGCAGCGACCGCTCGCTGGCCGTGGCCGCCCCCGACGGCGCCAAGCTCCGCGTGCCGTACAAGGTGACGATACCGCTGCGCAAGGTGCGGCGCGCCGTGCCCACCGAGAACAAGCACAAGCCGGAGCAGCGCTACATCGAGGTGGTCACCAACGACGGCTTCGAGTTCTGGTTCATGGGCTTCGTCAGCTACCACCGGTCGCTGCAGCACCTGGAGCAGGCCATTGCGCAGGCGCGGCGATGA